A genomic region of Prionailurus viverrinus isolate Anna chromosome D4, UM_Priviv_1.0, whole genome shotgun sequence contains the following coding sequences:
- the SLC46A2 gene encoding thymic stromal cotransporter homolog isoform X1 yields MGPEATCPWSGPLPRLRVRTLIEPVVASTQVAASLYEAGLLLVVKASFGAGASSNHSASPSPRDALEDEQQRAISNFYIVYNLVAGLTPLLSAYGLGWLSDRYHRKISICVSLLGFLLSRLGLLLKVLLDWPVEVLYGAAALNGLCGGFSAFWSGVMALGSLGSSEDRRSLRLILLDLILGLAGFCGSMASGHLFKQMTRHHSGQGLVLTACSVSCATFALVYSLLVLKVPESTASPRTALPAVDTVSGTIGTYRTLDPDQSDKQGVEGYPPSPGKAVPKKTVIALLFVGAVIYDLAVVGTVDVMPLFVLREPLRWNQVQVGYGMAAGYTIFITSFLGVLLFSRCFRDTTMIMIGMVSFGSGALLLAFVKETYMFYIARAVMLFALIPVTTIRSAMSKLIKDSSYGKVFVILQLSLALTGVVTSTVYNKIYQLTMEKFVGTCFALSSFLSFLAIIPIGIVAYKQASWLQYGDIAEK; encoded by the exons ATGGGCCCCGAGGCCACCTGCCCGTGGAGCGGCCCCCTGCCTCGCCTCCGGGTGAGGACCTTGATCGAGCCCGTGGTGGCGTCCACGCAGGTGGCCGCCTCCCTCTACGAGGCGGGGCTGCTCCTCGTGGTGAAGGCGTCCTTCGGAGCCGGGGCCTCCTCCAACCACAGCGCCAGCCCGTCGCCCCGGGACGCTCTGGAGGACGAACAGCAGAGGGCCATCTCCAACTTCTACATCGTCTACAACCTGGTGGCGGGCCTGACGCCCCTGCTGTCCGCCTACGGGCTGGGCTGGCTCAGCGACCGCTACCACCGCAAGATCTCCATCTGCGTGTCCCTGCTGGGCTTCCTGCTCTCCCGCCTGGGGCTGCTGCTCAAGGTGCTGCTGGACTGGCCCGTGGAGGTGCTGTACGGGGCGGCGGCGCTGAACGGGCTGTGCGGCGGCTTCTCCGCCTTCTGGTCGGGCGTCATGGCCCTGGGATCCCTCGGCTCCTCCGAGGACCGACGCTCCCTGCGCCTCATCCTCCTCGACCTGATCCTGGGCCTGGCGGGATTCTGCGGGAGCATGGCCTCGGGGCACCTCTTCAAGCAGATGACTCGGCACCACTCGGGGCAGGGCCTGGTGCTGACGGCCTGCAGCGTGAGCTGTGCCACTTTCGCACTTGTGTACAGCCTCTTGGTGCTGAAGGTCCCCGAGTCGACGGCCAGTCCCAGGACGGCACTCCCCGCTGTGGATACGGTGTCAGGCACAATTGGCACGTATCGTACCCTGGATCCCGATCAGTCAGACAAGCAGGGTGTGGAGGGGTACCCTCCATCTCCCGGGAAAGCAGTGCCCAAAAAGACTGTCATCGCCCTGCTCTTTGTGGGTGCTGTCATATATGACCTGGCAGTGGTGGGCACCGTGGACGTGATGCCCCTTTTTGTGCTCAGGGAGCCTCTCAGGTGGAATCAAGTGCAGGTGGGCTATGGTATGGCAGCCGGGTACACCATCTTCATCACCAGCTTCCTGGGCGTCCTGCTCTTCTCCCGCTGCTTCCGGGACACCACTATGATCATGATTGGGATGGTCTCCTTTGGGTCGGGAGCCCTCCTCTTGGCTTTCGTGAAAGAGACATACATGTTCTACATCG CTCGAGCTGTCATGCTGTTCGCTCTCATCCCCGTCACAACCATCCGATCGGCAATGTCCAAACTCATAAAGGACTCCTCTTACG GAAAGGTGTTCGTCATCCTGCAGCTGTCCCTGGCTCTGACTGGGGTGGTGACGTCCACGGTGTACAACAAGATCTATCAGCTCACCATGGAGAAGTTTGTGGGCACCTGTTttgctctctcctcctttctctccttcctggccATCATCCCGATTGG CATCGTGGCCTACAAACAAGCCTCATGGCTGCAATATGGAGACATCGCAGAGAAATGA
- the SLC46A2 gene encoding thymic stromal cotransporter homolog isoform X2, with product MGPEATCPWSGPLPRLRVRTLIEPVVASTQVAASLYEAGLLLVVKASFGAGASSNHSASPSPRDALEDEQQRAISNFYIVYNLVAGLTPLLSAYGLGWLSDRYHRKISICVSLLGFLLSRLGLLLKVLLDWPVEVLYGAAALNGLCGGFSAFWSGVMALGSLGSSEDRRSLRLILLDLILGLAGFCGSMASGHLFKQMTRHHSGQGLVLTACSVSCATFALVYSLLVLKVPESTASPRTALPAVDTVSGTIGTYRTLDPDQSDKQGVEGYPPSPGKAVPKKTVIALLFVGAVIYDLAVVGTVDVMPLFVLREPLRWNQVQVGYGMAAGYTIFITSFLGVLLFSRCFRDTTMIMIGMVSFGSGALLLAFVKETYMFYIGESGILGEAGRGHGQPLELWGRHQGCCGPVSPAQQPRPYPLPRKLQGRQDHVQLSSSELYCLQGHLCVTRRIGLRVMPVALGDAT from the exons ATGGGCCCCGAGGCCACCTGCCCGTGGAGCGGCCCCCTGCCTCGCCTCCGGGTGAGGACCTTGATCGAGCCCGTGGTGGCGTCCACGCAGGTGGCCGCCTCCCTCTACGAGGCGGGGCTGCTCCTCGTGGTGAAGGCGTCCTTCGGAGCCGGGGCCTCCTCCAACCACAGCGCCAGCCCGTCGCCCCGGGACGCTCTGGAGGACGAACAGCAGAGGGCCATCTCCAACTTCTACATCGTCTACAACCTGGTGGCGGGCCTGACGCCCCTGCTGTCCGCCTACGGGCTGGGCTGGCTCAGCGACCGCTACCACCGCAAGATCTCCATCTGCGTGTCCCTGCTGGGCTTCCTGCTCTCCCGCCTGGGGCTGCTGCTCAAGGTGCTGCTGGACTGGCCCGTGGAGGTGCTGTACGGGGCGGCGGCGCTGAACGGGCTGTGCGGCGGCTTCTCCGCCTTCTGGTCGGGCGTCATGGCCCTGGGATCCCTCGGCTCCTCCGAGGACCGACGCTCCCTGCGCCTCATCCTCCTCGACCTGATCCTGGGCCTGGCGGGATTCTGCGGGAGCATGGCCTCGGGGCACCTCTTCAAGCAGATGACTCGGCACCACTCGGGGCAGGGCCTGGTGCTGACGGCCTGCAGCGTGAGCTGTGCCACTTTCGCACTTGTGTACAGCCTCTTGGTGCTGAAGGTCCCCGAGTCGACGGCCAGTCCCAGGACGGCACTCCCCGCTGTGGATACGGTGTCAGGCACAATTGGCACGTATCGTACCCTGGATCCCGATCAGTCAGACAAGCAGGGTGTGGAGGGGTACCCTCCATCTCCCGGGAAAGCAGTGCCCAAAAAGACTGTCATCGCCCTGCTCTTTGTGGGTGCTGTCATATATGACCTGGCAGTGGTGGGCACCGTGGACGTGATGCCCCTTTTTGTGCTCAGGGAGCCTCTCAGGTGGAATCAAGTGCAGGTGGGCTATGGTATGGCAGCCGGGTACACCATCTTCATCACCAGCTTCCTGGGCGTCCTGCTCTTCTCCCGCTGCTTCCGGGACACCACTATGATCATGATTGGGATGGTCTCCTTTGGGTCGGGAGCCCTCCTCTTGGCTTTCGTGAAAGAGACATACATGTTCTACATCGGTGAGTCTGGCATTCTCGGGGAGGCAGGACGAGGGCACGGCCAGCCCCTTGAGTTGTGGGGCCGACACCAGGGATGCTGTGGTCCGGTGTCCCCGGCTCAGCAGCCGAGACCATACCCCCTGCCTAGGAAGTTACAAGGGAGACAGGATCATGTGCAGTTGAGTTCATCTGAGTTGTACTGTCTACAGGGTCATCTGTGTGTTACCCGCCGAATTGGCCTCAGAGTGATGCCTGTGGCTCTAGGAG ATGCCACGTAA